The genomic stretch CTGGTACGGGGACTGGAAAAACATTAGCGTATTTAATTCCAGCTATTAAGTGGGCAGTTGCTAATAAGAAAAAAGTGATTATTGCAACTAATACTATAAATTTACAAGAACAATTATTATTAAAAGATATTCCACTTGCAAAATCAATAATAAAAGAAGACTTTTCTTATGTATTAGTAAAGGGAAGAAGTAATTATTTATGTAAAAGACTTTTTAATGAACTGAGTATAGGAAGAAGTATTGATATAGAAACTTTTTCTATGGAAGCAAGAGAGCAAATAGAATATATTTTAAAGTGGGGAAATAAAACTAAAACAGGAGATAAGGCTGAGCTACCTTTTGAAGTATATCCTGATGTATGGGAGTTAGTCCAAAGTACAACAGAACTATGTCTTGGAAAGAAATGTCCATATAGAAAAGAATGTTTTCATATGAAAACTAGAATGGAAAAAATGGAAGCAGATATTCTAATTTCAAATCACCATGTATTTTTTGCTGATTTGAATGTAAGAGCAGAAACTGATTTTGACTCAGAATATCTTATCCTACCAAGATATGACATGGTAATTTTTGATGAAGCACATAATATTGAATCAGTTGCTAGAAGTTATTTTTCAGTGGAAGTTTCAAAAATTTCCTTTACAAGACTTTTAAATAGAATATATCAAAAGAAAAATAAAAGAAAAAAGGAAAAGTCAGCTCTTATAAGAGTCGAAGATACGATAGATGAGAAGGATTTAGAAGATAGTCAACAATATATTTATCTTTTAAACACACTAAAAGAAGAAATTTCTATTTTACAGAATATAGGTGATGAATATTTTGATGAAATTAGAAAAATATATGAAACTGATACAGAAGCACCTGTTAGAAAAAGCTTAAATAATTTTGAGATGACAAAGTCAAGATTTTTAGAAACTTTAAGAGATAAAAAAGAAGTATTCCAAAGCAAGTTAGCAGATTTTTTAACTTTGATGATGTCATTTAATAATGTTATTGATGAAGAAAAGGATAAAAATCCAGAAGTTATTAATTTTAATAATCATTTGAAAATGTTTAAAACTTATATAGATAATTTTAAATTTATCAATAGCTTTCAAGATGATAATTATATTTATTGGCTTGATATAAATTCTAAGAGAACAAATATTGTTTTAACAGCAACACCACTTAATATTGCTAAAAAATTAAGTTCAGTTCTTTTTGAGAATTTAGATAGATTAGTTTTTGCTTCTGCAACTATAGTGGCAAATGGAAACTTTGATTATTTTAAAAAATCATTAGGTTTAGATGAGGAGGATTGTATTGAATGTATCATAAAATCTCCTTTTAATTATGATAAACAAATGTCTGTTTATATTCCAACAGATATTCAAGATTCAGAAAATATAAATGCCTTTGTAACAGATGCAAGTAAATTTATTTTAAATATTTTATTAAAAACTAATGGAAAAGCTTTTATATTATTTACATCATATACAATGCTAAATCAGATATATTATTCAATTTCAAAAAAATTGATAAATAAAGGCTTTGAAGTATTTTTACATGGAGATAAGCCAAGAAGTCAACTTATAAAAGAATTCAAAGAAGCAGAAAATCCTATATTATTTGGAACAACTTCTTTTTGGGAAGGGGTTGATGTACAAGGAGAAAATTTAAGTAATGTTATTATAACTAAATTACCTTTCCTTGTTCCAACAGATCCAGTAGTATCTGC from Fusobacterium hwasookii encodes the following:
- a CDS encoding ATP-dependent DNA helicase gives rise to the protein MDINDRFSKESLQIIKKYLEENNNKSMIFKATFDDNELVQEPFFLSLYKKKNFEETLTKIGKNELVIRTTKPNQLHPSDMELELSEELYNRRNIAYCLLSSDLDDCYFVQDIDRTFLEEVNIENYFAKEGILVKEIKGFEYRQEQEEMANSIQDAINQNTKIIIEAGTGTGKTLAYLIPAIKWAVANKKKVIIATNTINLQEQLLLKDIPLAKSIIKEDFSYVLVKGRSNYLCKRLFNELSIGRSIDIETFSMEAREQIEYILKWGNKTKTGDKAELPFEVYPDVWELVQSTTELCLGKKCPYRKECFHMKTRMEKMEADILISNHHVFFADLNVRAETDFDSEYLILPRYDMVIFDEAHNIESVARSYFSVEVSKISFTRLLNRIYQKKNKRKKEKSALIRVEDTIDEKDLEDSQQYIYLLNTLKEEISILQNIGDEYFDEIRKIYETDTEAPVRKSLNNFEMTKSRFLETLRDKKEVFQSKLADFLTLMMSFNNVIDEEKDKNPEVINFNNHLKMFKTYIDNFKFINSFQDDNYIYWLDINSKRTNIVLTATPLNIAKKLSSVLFENLDRLVFASATIVANGNFDYFKKSLGLDEEDCIECIIKSPFNYDKQMSVYIPTDIQDSENINAFVTDASKFILNILLKTNGKAFILFTSYTMLNQIYYSISKKLINKGFEVFLHGDKPRSQLIKEFKEAENPILFGTTSFWEGVDVQGENLSNVIITKLPFLVPTDPVVSAISKKIEEDGGNSFTDFQLPEAIIKFKQGVGRLIRKKTDSGNIFILDSRILKKRYGSLFINALPSQKNIKILEKDDIIEEIE